From Lycium ferocissimum isolate CSIRO_LF1 chromosome 12, AGI_CSIRO_Lferr_CH_V1, whole genome shotgun sequence, one genomic window encodes:
- the LOC132040219 gene encoding cytochrome b561 and DOMON domain-containing protein At5g47530-like: MDAYPHVKFPSSPLLTCFLYIPYLEVEREKNRKKINKKKVKMSPSCLIFLVSNSIFLLSLFSFTIHAHDCTEDFWSEAQNRNLTLCKRYKHRNGVEFGWNIDNTTRSLQIMVGARLESETGWLAWGLNFGPVPRMVGTQALIGIKQTNGSFLGDTYNVTQYIKIGCKLLPSPIDLNISNLRFRHIHYYHIIEATIHLPQTVNVSRINQVWQVGKVAMGMEPKIHERKLHNYDSTETIDLQTGTVITVRGSRRRQARIAHGILNIIGWGVILPIGVIIARYFKKGPINWNEHDQWKHAHKTCQTCGYIIGATGWALGLWLGASSKYYSFPKHGAFGISIFTFATLQTLALRLKPRKNDELHTYWSIYHLSLGYALLAVICVNIFKGIKIMQDVDTWRSVYIAVIVSLTFIFLVLEIINWLRFKVDQLKKEKEIK, from the exons ATGGATGCGTATCCTCATGTTAAATTTccttcttccccccttttgacTTGCTTCTTATATATACCTTACCTTGAGgtagaaagagaaaaaaatagaaaaaaaatcaataaaaagaaagtgaagatGTCTCCATCttgtttaatatttttggtCTCAAACTCAATCTTCCttttgtctttattttcatttacaATTCATGCCCATGATTGCACTGAGGATTTTTGGTCTGAAGCCCAGAACAGAAATCTAACATTATGCAAGAGATACAAACACAGGAATGGAGTTGAGTTTGGATGGAATATCGACAACACGACTCGGAGTCTCCAG ATAATGGTGGGAGCTAGATTAGAAAGTGAAACAGGGTGGCTAGCTTGGGGTTTGAACTTTGGACCAGTACCAAGAATGGTGGGGACTCAAGCACTTATTGGTATCAAACAAACAAATGGTTCATTTCTTGGTGACACGTACAATGTCACACAATATATCAAGATAGGGTGCAAGCTCTTACCTTCTCCTATTGATTTGAATATCAGCAATTTAAGGTTTCGACACATTCATTATTATCACATTATAGAAGCCACTATACATCTTCCTCAAACAGTTAATGTTTCAAGAATTAATCAAGTTTGGCAAGTTGGAAAAGTTGCAATGGGAATGGAACCAAAGATTCATGAAAGGAAGCTTCATAACTATGATAGCACAGAGACCATTGATTTGCAGACTGGCACAGTTATAACTGTTAGAGGTTCTAGACGTCGTCAAGCAAGAATT GCTCATGGAATACTTAACATTATTGGTTGGGGTGTAATATTGCCTATTGGGGTGATAATAGCTAGGTATTTCAAAAAGGGACCAATAAATTGGAATGAACATGATCAATGGAAACATGCTCATAAGACATGCCAAACATGTGGATATATTATTGGTGCAACTGGTTGGGCACTTGGACTCTGGCTTGGAGCTTCTTCCAAATATTACTCTTTTCCCAAACATGGAGCTTTTGGCATCTCCATCTTCACATTTGCCACCCTTCAA ACGCTAGCCTTGAGATTAAAGCCCCGCAAGAACGATGAACTTCACACATACTGGAGTATATACCATCTTTCTCTTGGTTATGCATTACTAGCAGTGATTTGTGTCAACATATTCAAAGGGATCAAAATAATGCAAGATGTAGACACGTGGAGATCTGTCTACATCGCAGTTATTGTCTCTCTTACTTTCATCTTCTTAGTCCTCGAAATCATCAATTGGCTCAGATTCAAAGTTGATCAattgaagaaggaaaaagagatTAAATGA